A single genomic interval of Pseudomonas sp. FeN3W harbors:
- the purM gene encoding phosphoribosylformylglycinamidine cyclo-ligase: MSKQPSLSYKDAGVDIDAGEALVERIKGVAKRTARPEVMGGLGGFGALCEIPAGYKQPVLVSGTDGVGTKLRLALNLNKHDSIGQDLVAMCVNDLVVCGAEPLFFLDYYATGKLNVDVAATVVTGIGAGCELAGCSLVGGETAEMPGMYEGEDYDLAGFCVGVVEKSEIIDGSKVAAGDALIALPSSGPHSNGYSLIRKILEVSGTDIENTQLDGKPLADLLMAPTRIYVKPLLKLIKDTGAVKAMAHITGGGLLDNIPRVLPDDAQAIIDVASWQRPAVFDFLQEKGNVDEHEMHRVLNCGVGMVICVAQDQVEPALANLRTSGESPWVIGTIATAAQDAERVLLNNLKQH, from the coding sequence ATGAGCAAGCAACCCTCCCTCAGCTACAAGGACGCTGGCGTCGATATCGATGCAGGCGAAGCGCTGGTCGAACGCATCAAAGGCGTAGCCAAGCGCACCGCACGACCTGAGGTAATGGGCGGCCTGGGCGGCTTCGGCGCCCTGTGCGAAATCCCGGCAGGCTACAAGCAGCCGGTGCTGGTATCCGGTACCGACGGCGTCGGCACCAAACTGCGCCTGGCGCTGAACCTGAACAAGCACGACAGCATCGGCCAGGATCTGGTCGCCATGTGCGTAAACGACCTGGTGGTCTGTGGTGCCGAGCCGCTGTTCTTCCTCGACTACTACGCCACCGGCAAGCTCAACGTCGACGTGGCCGCCACCGTGGTGACCGGCATCGGCGCCGGCTGCGAACTGGCCGGCTGTTCGCTGGTCGGCGGCGAAACCGCCGAGATGCCTGGCATGTACGAGGGTGAAGACTACGACCTGGCCGGCTTCTGCGTCGGCGTGGTGGAAAAGAGCGAGATCATCGACGGCTCGAAAGTCGCCGCTGGCGACGCGCTGATCGCCCTGCCCTCTTCCGGGCCGCATTCCAATGGCTACTCGCTGATTCGCAAGATCCTCGAAGTGTCCGGCACCGACATCGAGAACACCCAGCTCGACGGCAAGCCGCTGGCCGACCTGCTGATGGCGCCGACACGCATCTACGTCAAGCCGCTGCTCAAGCTGATCAAGGACACCGGCGCGGTCAAGGCCATGGCCCACATCACCGGCGGCGGCCTGCTCGACAACATCCCACGGGTGCTGCCGGACGACGCCCAGGCGATCATCGACGTCGCCAGCTGGCAGCGTCCGGCAGTGTTCGATTTCCTGCAGGAAAAAGGCAACGTCGACGAACACGAAATGCACCGCGTGCTCAACTGTGGCGTCGGCATGGTCATCTGCGTCGCCCAGGATCAGGTCGAGCCGGCTCTGGCCAATCTGCGCACATCCGGCGAATCGCCTTGGGTGATCGGCACGATCGCCACCGCGGCGCAAGATGCCGAACGAGTCCTGCTGAACAACCTGAAACAGCACTGA
- the purN gene encoding phosphoribosylglycinamide formyltransferase, producing the protein MTASCNVVVLISGSGSNLQALIDSQAEDNPARIRAVISNRADAFGLTRAQSAGIPTAVLDHKAFDGRESFDAALMEVIDGHAPNLVILAGFMRILTPGFVRHYQGRLLNIHPSLLPKYKGLDTHRRALEAGDREHGCSVHFVTEELDGGPVAIQAALAVEPGENIEQLTQRVHAAEHQIYPLAMRWFAEGRLRLVEQGAMLDDVNLPASGYQIRI; encoded by the coding sequence ATGACCGCAAGCTGCAATGTGGTGGTGCTGATTTCAGGGTCCGGCAGCAATCTGCAGGCGCTGATCGATAGCCAGGCCGAAGACAATCCGGCGCGTATCCGCGCCGTGATTTCCAACCGGGCCGATGCATTCGGCCTGACGCGGGCGCAGAGCGCCGGCATCCCCACAGCAGTGCTCGATCACAAGGCCTTCGATGGGCGCGAGTCGTTCGACGCCGCACTGATGGAAGTAATCGACGGACATGCGCCGAATCTGGTGATCCTCGCCGGTTTCATGCGCATTCTCACGCCAGGCTTCGTCCGCCACTATCAAGGCCGCCTGCTGAACATCCATCCGTCGCTACTGCCCAAGTACAAGGGCCTCGACACCCATCGCAGAGCCCTGGAAGCCGGCGACCGCGAGCACGGCTGCAGCGTGCATTTCGTCACCGAGGAGCTGGACGGCGGCCCGGTGGCCATCCAGGCGGCGCTGGCGGTGGAGCCAGGTGAAAACATCGAGCAGCTGACGCAGCGTGTGCATGCGGCCGAGCACCAGATCTACCCGCTGGCCATGCGCTGGTTCGCCGAAGGGCGCTTGCGCCTCGTCGAACAAGGCGCGATGCTGGACGACGTCAACCTGCCGGCCTCCGGCTATCAGATCAGAATCTAG